From Kineosporia corallincola, one genomic window encodes:
- the pntB gene encoding Re/Si-specific NAD(P)(+) transhydrogenase subunit beta yields the protein MTAESAAQAAYIVAALLFVLSLAGLSKHETAGQGALSGIAGMGIALAATVALAVDRLDLDSGAAITGLVLMAVAVAGGATIGLARARRVEMTAMPELIAVLHSFVGLAAVLVGWNGYLQVEHAGPAQTEVAAELLTIHHAEVFIGVFIGAVTFTGSIVAWGKLAGRIRSAPLTLPGKNALNLGGLGLFAVLTLAFTMTPNLWLLIAVTVVALALGWHLVASIGGGDMPVVVSMLNSYSGWAAAASGFLLDNNLLIVTGALVGSSGAYLSYIMCQAMNRSFISVIAGGFGSQTEVSGDRDYGEHREILVDDAVQLLKEASSVVIVPGYGMAVAQAQYPVADLTRRLRERGVQVRFGIHPVAGRLPGHMNVLLADAKVPYDIVLEMDEINDDFADTTVVLVIGANDTVNPAAMDDPGSPIAGMPVLRVWEAADVIVFKRSMAAGYAGVQNPLFFRENTQMLFGDAKQRVEEIVRAL from the coding sequence ATGACCGCCGAAAGCGCCGCGCAGGCCGCGTACATCGTCGCCGCACTGCTGTTCGTGCTCAGCCTGGCCGGGCTGTCGAAGCACGAGACAGCGGGCCAGGGAGCACTTTCCGGCATCGCCGGAATGGGGATCGCGCTGGCCGCGACCGTCGCCCTGGCGGTGGACCGGCTGGACCTCGACTCCGGGGCGGCGATCACCGGGCTGGTGCTGATGGCCGTGGCGGTCGCCGGCGGGGCGACGATCGGGCTGGCCCGGGCACGCCGCGTCGAGATGACCGCGATGCCCGAACTCATCGCTGTGCTGCACAGTTTCGTCGGCCTGGCTGCCGTACTGGTGGGCTGGAACGGCTACCTCCAGGTGGAGCACGCCGGGCCCGCGCAGACCGAGGTGGCCGCCGAGCTGCTGACCATCCACCACGCCGAGGTGTTCATCGGTGTCTTCATCGGCGCCGTGACCTTCACCGGGTCGATCGTGGCCTGGGGCAAGCTGGCCGGCCGGATCCGGTCGGCACCGTTGACGCTGCCCGGGAAGAACGCCCTGAACCTCGGCGGTCTGGGTCTTTTCGCCGTCCTCACGCTGGCTTTCACGATGACGCCCAACCTGTGGCTGCTGATCGCCGTCACCGTGGTGGCCCTGGCGCTGGGCTGGCACCTGGTCGCGTCGATCGGCGGCGGTGACATGCCGGTGGTGGTGTCGATGCTGAACTCGTACTCCGGGTGGGCCGCGGCCGCCTCCGGGTTCCTGCTCGACAACAACCTGCTGATCGTCACCGGCGCCCTGGTCGGTTCCTCCGGCGCGTACCTGTCGTACATCATGTGCCAGGCGATGAACCGGTCGTTCATCTCGGTGATCGCCGGCGGGTTCGGCAGCCAGACAGAGGTTTCCGGCGACCGCGACTACGGCGAGCACCGGGAGATCCTGGTGGACGACGCGGTGCAGCTGCTGAAGGAGGCGTCGTCGGTGGTGATCGTGCCCGGCTACGGGATGGCGGTGGCACAGGCCCAGTACCCGGTCGCCGACCTGACCCGGCGACTGCGGGAACGCGGCGTGCAGGTGCGGTTCGGCATCCACCCGGTGGCCGGGCGACTGCCCGGGCACATGAACGTGCTGCTGGCCGACGCCAAGGTGCCCTACGACATCGTGCTCGAGATGGACGAGATCAACGACGACTTCGCCGATACCACGGTGGTACTGGTGATCGGCGCGAACGACACCGTCAACCCGGCCGCGATGGACGATCCGGGCAGCCCGATCGCCGGCATGCCGGTGCTGCGGGTGTGGGAGGCGGCCGACGTGATCGTGTTCAAGCGGTCGATGGCCGCCGGGTACGCGGGGGTGCAGAACCCGCTGTTCTTCCGGGAGAACACGCAGATGCTGTTCGGCGACGCGAAGCAGCGGGTGGAGGAGATCGTGCGGGCTCTGTGA
- a CDS encoding LLM class flavin-dependent oxidoreductase, whose protein sequence is MRALRKLGFLTIGLFDEADPRAGHESTLKIIELGEQLGLDSAWLRHRHLQYGISSPVAVLAAASQRTSRIELGTAVTPIGWENPLRLAEDWATVDILSGGRLNPGLSVGPPMFYDTVKDALYPDTAEAEDFSYERVERLLRFVRGEKASDFSGARAFEEFSDHVQPHAAGLADRLWYGGGSLRSAVWAGEHGMNFLTSSVVKAEGDSTDFAQIQRSHIEAFRAAHPLGEKARVSQGLVVIPTDSATPEQVARYEEYVARRTPRTTQPQGPARMLFARDLIGTSEQIAEQLHADVAYQQIDEVAFALPFSFGHDDYVQILTDMATKLGPALGRPAAQ, encoded by the coding sequence GTGCGTGCGTTGCGGAAGCTCGGGTTCCTCACCATCGGGCTGTTCGACGAGGCCGACCCGCGGGCCGGGCACGAGTCGACGCTGAAGATCATCGAGCTCGGCGAGCAACTCGGCCTCGACAGCGCCTGGCTGCGGCACCGTCACCTCCAGTACGGAATCTCCTCGCCGGTCGCCGTGCTGGCCGCCGCCTCGCAGCGCACCAGCCGGATCGAGCTGGGCACCGCCGTCACCCCGATCGGCTGGGAGAACCCGCTGCGTCTGGCCGAGGACTGGGCCACCGTGGACATCCTGTCCGGCGGCCGCCTGAACCCGGGGCTGAGCGTGGGCCCGCCGATGTTCTACGACACGGTGAAGGACGCCCTGTACCCCGACACCGCGGAGGCCGAGGACTTCTCCTACGAGAGGGTGGAACGGCTGCTGCGTTTCGTCCGCGGCGAGAAGGCCTCGGACTTCAGCGGGGCCCGGGCGTTCGAGGAGTTCTCCGACCACGTGCAGCCGCACGCCGCCGGACTGGCCGACCGGCTCTGGTACGGCGGCGGCAGCCTGCGCTCGGCCGTCTGGGCCGGCGAGCACGGGATGAACTTCCTGACCAGCAGCGTGGTGAAGGCGGAGGGCGACTCCACCGACTTCGCGCAGATCCAGCGCAGCCACATCGAGGCCTTCCGCGCCGCCCACCCGCTGGGCGAGAAGGCCCGTGTGTCACAGGGTCTCGTGGTGATCCCGACCGACTCGGCCACCCCCGAACAGGTGGCGAGGTACGAGGAATACGTCGCGCGACGCACGCCCCGCACCACGCAGCCCCAGGGCCCGGCCCGCATGCTGTTCGCCCGCGACCTGATCGGCACGAGCGAGCAGATCGCCGAGCAGCTGCACGCCGACGTGGCCTATCAGCAGATCGACGAGGTCGCCTTCGCCCTGCCGTTCAGCTTCGGGCACGACGACTACGTGCAGATCCTCACCGACATGGCCACGAAACTCGGCCCGGCCCTGGGCCGGCCAGCGGCTCAGTAG
- a CDS encoding Re/Si-specific NAD(P)(+) transhydrogenase subunit alpha, with amino-acid sequence MAESAPGETRVAATPKTVEQLIALGYEVLVESGAGTHAAFTDEAFREAGAGTVDRAHAWDADVVLKVNAPTAEEIARLHDGATLMALLSPRLDPDLVERLSGRRITALAMDAVPRISRAQSLDVLSSMANIAGYRAVVEAAHLFGRFFTGQVTAAGKVPPAKVLVAGAGVAGLAAIGTASSLGAIVRATDPRPEVAEQVGSLGGSFLAVTTMDDEQRRSTDGYARGTSADYDAAAERLYAEQAADVDIIITTALIPGRPAPRLLTAEHVAAMRPGSVIVDMAASQGGNVEGTRAGEVVVTANGVSIVGYTDLAGRLPTQASQLYGTNLVNLMKLLTPARDGQLVLDFDDVVQRSMTVVRDGVTTWPPPPVEVSAAPAAVAPEPVAAQPETPRGPGRLYAAVGVTGALIFVLAAFSPAQLIGNLTVFTLAVVIGYYVIGKVHHALHTPLMSVTNAISGIIVVGALLQIGHDDTLVTVLAAIAVFLSSSNIFGGFAVTRRMLGMFSKG; translated from the coding sequence GTGGCCGAGTCCGCTCCCGGGGAGACCCGCGTCGCCGCCACCCCGAAGACGGTCGAGCAGCTCATCGCCCTCGGGTACGAGGTCCTGGTCGAGTCCGGGGCGGGCACCCACGCGGCCTTCACCGACGAGGCCTTCCGTGAGGCCGGCGCCGGGACCGTCGACCGGGCGCACGCCTGGGACGCCGACGTCGTCCTCAAGGTGAACGCCCCGACGGCCGAGGAGATCGCCCGGCTGCACGACGGTGCCACGCTGATGGCACTCCTGAGTCCCCGGCTGGACCCGGACCTGGTGGAGCGGCTGTCCGGCCGCCGGATCACCGCCCTGGCCATGGACGCCGTGCCCCGCATCTCCCGCGCGCAGTCACTCGACGTGCTCAGCTCGATGGCCAACATCGCCGGCTACCGCGCCGTGGTGGAGGCCGCCCACCTCTTCGGCCGCTTCTTCACCGGCCAGGTCACCGCGGCGGGCAAGGTGCCGCCGGCCAAGGTGCTGGTGGCGGGCGCCGGGGTGGCGGGGCTCGCGGCCATCGGCACGGCCAGCAGTCTCGGCGCGATCGTGCGGGCCACCGACCCCCGACCGGAGGTCGCCGAGCAGGTCGGGTCGCTCGGTGGCAGTTTTCTCGCGGTCACCACCATGGACGACGAACAGCGGCGCAGTACCGACGGATACGCGCGCGGGACCTCGGCCGACTACGACGCCGCGGCGGAACGGCTCTACGCCGAGCAGGCCGCCGACGTGGACATCATCATCACCACGGCGCTGATCCCGGGACGCCCCGCGCCCCGGCTGCTCACCGCCGAGCACGTCGCGGCGATGCGGCCGGGCAGCGTGATCGTCGACATGGCGGCCTCGCAGGGCGGCAACGTGGAGGGCACCCGGGCCGGCGAGGTGGTGGTGACGGCGAACGGCGTGTCGATCGTCGGGTACACCGACCTGGCCGGGCGGCTGCCCACCCAGGCCTCGCAGCTGTACGGCACCAACCTGGTGAACCTGATGAAGCTGCTCACCCCGGCCCGGGACGGGCAGCTGGTGCTCGACTTCGACGACGTCGTGCAGCGGTCGATGACCGTGGTGCGTGACGGGGTGACCACCTGGCCACCGCCCCCGGTGGAGGTGTCCGCCGCACCCGCCGCCGTCGCCCCGGAACCGGTTGCGGCGCAGCCGGAGACGCCGCGCGGCCCGGGACGGCTGTATGCCGCGGTCGGCGTCACCGGTGCGCTGATCTTCGTGCTGGCGGCGTTCTCGCCGGCCCAGCTGATCGGCAACCTCACGGTGTTCACGCTGGCCGTGGTCATCGGCTACTACGTGATCGGCAAGGTGCACCACGCCCTGCACACCCCGCTGATGTCGGTGACGAACGCGATCTCCGGCATCATCGTGGTGGGCGCGCTGCTCCAGATCGGGCACGACGACACGCTGGTTACCGTGCTCGCGGCGATCGCCGTGTTCCTGTCCAGCAGCAACATTTTCGGCGGGTTCGCCGTGACCCGGCGCATGCTCGGCATGTTCTCGAAGGGCTGA
- a CDS encoding NAD(P)-dependent oxidoreductase has product MKLTVIGATGGIGRSILEQAVAAGHDVTAVARDPSRVADGVRTAGVDLGAVSGQAAADLEAAVAGADAVLSGLGARHRSDAGVVAQGTRALIRAMRDAGARRLLVVSAAPVAAFRTPPQPDPGQGAILRHLAYPVLTRVLRGVYVDLGRTEDDLAASGLDWTAVRPPRLTNGPLTGTYRTAVDQSVRAGYTISRPDVAHLMLDLAGRPESAGHAVGCGY; this is encoded by the coding sequence ATGAAACTCACGGTGATCGGCGCGACCGGCGGAATCGGTCGTTCGATACTGGAACAGGCGGTGGCGGCGGGGCACGACGTCACCGCGGTGGCCCGCGACCCGAGCCGGGTCGCGGACGGGGTGCGGACGGCCGGCGTCGACCTGGGTGCCGTGTCCGGGCAGGCCGCGGCCGACCTGGAGGCGGCGGTGGCGGGGGCCGACGCGGTGCTCTCCGGGCTGGGGGCGCGCCACCGCTCGGACGCCGGTGTGGTGGCCCAGGGCACCCGGGCGCTGATCCGGGCGATGCGGGACGCGGGTGCGCGGCGGCTGCTGGTGGTGAGCGCGGCCCCGGTGGCGGCGTTCCGCACGCCCCCGCAGCCGGATCCGGGGCAGGGCGCGATCCTGCGCCACCTGGCCTACCCGGTGCTGACCCGGGTGCTGCGGGGCGTGTACGTGGACCTCGGGCGCACCGAGGACGATCTGGCGGCGAGCGGTCTGGACTGGACGGCGGTGCGGCCGCCCCGGCTCACGAACGGGCCGCTGACCGGTACCTACCGCACGGCCGTCGACCAGAGCGTGCGGGCCGGGTACACCATCTCCCGGCCCGACGTGGCGCACCTGATGCTCGACCTGGCCGGGCGCCCGGAGAGCGCCGGGCACGCGGTCGGCTGCGGCTACTGA